From the Maioricimonas rarisocia genome, one window contains:
- a CDS encoding isocitrate/isopropylmalate dehydrogenase family protein, which translates to MSTHRAVLIPGDGIGPEVTSAVQRVLQAAGAPLEWEEHQAGVKALENGDDVLPEETVEAIRRLGVALKGPCTTPVGEGFTSVNVQLRKRLNLYAAVRPVRSLDGVQTRFENVDLVIIRENTEGLYSGVENQVTDDVVMSMKVATETACTRIARWAFRYATRRDRKKITVFHKANIMKMTDGLFLRCARQIHKAEYPNIEYDEVIIDAGCMKLVQNPGQFDVLLLENLYGDVVSDLCAGLVGGLGVVPGANIGEEQAVFEAVHGSAPDIAGNGVANPLALLMSAVMLLNYLAETRGDDVCRDVAGRIRIAYDRALADGAKTGDLGGDLGTDAFADAIIERLDQPS; encoded by the coding sequence ATGTCGACTCATCGTGCCGTGCTGATTCCCGGAGACGGAATCGGCCCCGAAGTGACCAGTGCCGTCCAGCGTGTCCTGCAGGCGGCCGGCGCCCCTCTCGAGTGGGAAGAGCACCAGGCGGGTGTGAAGGCACTCGAGAACGGAGACGACGTTCTTCCGGAGGAGACGGTCGAGGCCATCCGGCGGCTGGGGGTGGCGCTCAAAGGGCCCTGCACGACGCCGGTCGGCGAGGGATTCACCTCGGTGAACGTGCAGCTCCGCAAGCGGCTCAATCTTTACGCGGCAGTCCGGCCGGTCCGTTCGCTGGACGGTGTGCAGACGCGATTCGAGAACGTCGACCTGGTCATCATCCGGGAAAACACCGAGGGGCTGTACAGCGGCGTCGAGAACCAGGTGACCGACGACGTCGTGATGAGCATGAAGGTGGCGACCGAGACCGCCTGCACGCGAATTGCCCGCTGGGCCTTTCGCTACGCCACCCGCCGCGACCGGAAGAAGATTACCGTCTTCCACAAAGCGAACATCATGAAGATGACGGACGGGCTCTTCCTCCGCTGCGCCCGTCAGATCCACAAGGCCGAGTATCCCAACATCGAATACGACGAGGTGATCATCGACGCCGGCTGCATGAAGCTGGTGCAGAACCCCGGTCAGTTCGATGTCCTGCTGCTGGAGAACCTGTACGGCGACGTCGTGAGCGATCTGTGCGCCGGGCTCGTCGGTGGCCTGGGCGTGGTGCCCGGTGCAAATATCGGCGAAGAGCAGGCGGTGTTCGAAGCCGTGCATGGCTCGGCCCCGGATATTGCGGGGAACGGGGTCGCCAACCCGCTGGCCCTGCTGATGTCGGCCGTCATGCTGCTGAACTATCTGGCCGAGACTCGCGGCGACGATGTGTGCCGCGATGTTGCCGGCCGGATCCGCATCGCGTACGACCGGGCACTGGCGGACGGTGCGAAGACCGGTGATCTGGGGGGCGATCTCGGGACTGACGCCTTCGCCGACGCGATCATCGAGCGGCTCGACCAGCCGAGTTGA
- a CDS encoding YdjY domain-containing protein, whose product MAITDSLALRSLILLATIGFGPAESVRADDAAPPASPQTAADTTDAETGLTSLNKQKTVLLDPARKRILLKAEVVLREGLLEMLLCRAQTKEHESILAVDSEAYIIHAGLLAVGAEPGHPVRFNPEFAPPSGQQIDIWLNWKDADGKSHRVKAQRWVRHVTRRYYAAPLEKLPEGLTIPKESELKYDAPHKELVWFGPMTKAQRDELKGLSDNAAYLKAIDSFYERSQPRQLDANWVFAGSGFYTQKDGEKWYQAEAGNVICVANFGDAMMDLAMKSSATNDALMFEPYTERIPPLGTPVTVELIPVSKPNDATATDAPTE is encoded by the coding sequence ATGGCAATCACAGACAGTCTGGCGCTACGGTCGCTGATTCTCCTGGCCACGATCGGCTTCGGCCCCGCCGAATCGGTCCGTGCCGACGATGCGGCCCCCCCCGCCAGTCCGCAGACGGCTGCCGACACGACCGATGCTGAGACCGGCCTGACCTCGCTGAACAAGCAGAAGACGGTGCTGCTTGATCCGGCCCGCAAGCGGATCCTGCTGAAGGCGGAGGTTGTGCTTCGCGAGGGCCTCCTGGAGATGCTGCTCTGCCGCGCCCAGACCAAGGAACACGAATCGATCCTGGCGGTCGATTCCGAGGCATACATCATTCACGCCGGTCTGCTTGCTGTTGGTGCCGAGCCGGGACATCCGGTCCGCTTTAATCCCGAGTTCGCTCCTCCGAGCGGTCAGCAGATCGACATCTGGCTGAACTGGAAGGATGCCGACGGGAAATCACACCGCGTCAAGGCACAGCGGTGGGTGCGACATGTCACCCGGCGATACTACGCCGCGCCACTCGAGAAGCTGCCCGAAGGGCTGACGATTCCCAAAGAGAGCGAACTGAAGTACGACGCTCCTCACAAGGAACTGGTCTGGTTCGGTCCGATGACCAAGGCGCAGCGGGACGAACTGAAGGGGCTCTCGGACAACGCGGCCTACCTTAAGGCGATCGACAGCTTCTACGAGCGGAGCCAGCCCAGACAGCTCGACGCCAACTGGGTGTTCGCCGGCAGCGGCTTCTATACACAAAAGGATGGCGAGAAGTGGTATCAGGCCGAAGCAGGAAACGTGATCTGCGTGGCGAATTTCGGCGACGCCATGATGGACCTGGCGATGAAGAGTTCCGCAACCAACGACGCGCTGATGTTCGAACCGTACACGGAGCGGATCCCGCCGCTCGGCACACCCGTCACCGTTGAACTGATTCCGGTATCCAAGCCGAACGACGCGACGGCCACCGACGCTCCGACCGAATAA
- a CDS encoding phage holin family protein, with the protein MFEFLAHLLVTSILLLVVAHLVRGVVIENWGAALIAALLLGIANAIIRPLIVLLTLPLTILTFGLFLLVINALMLQLAAALTPGVRVQGCGAALLGSLLLSILNLIVGIIAGGIG; encoded by the coding sequence ATGTTCGAGTTCCTGGCCCACCTGCTCGTCACGTCGATTCTGCTGCTGGTCGTCGCCCATCTGGTGCGCGGTGTGGTCATCGAGAACTGGGGAGCGGCACTGATCGCAGCGCTGCTGCTGGGAATTGCCAACGCGATCATCAGACCGCTGATCGTCCTGCTCACGCTGCCGTTGACGATCCTCACCTTCGGGCTGTTCCTGCTGGTCATCAATGCGCTCATGCTGCAGCTGGCGGCCGCGCTCACACCGGGTGTCCGGGTCCAGGGATGCGGGGCGGCACTACTGGGCAGCCTGCTGCTTTCGATTCTGAATCTGATTGTCGGGATCATCGCCGGAGGAATCGGCTGA
- a CDS encoding O-acetyl-ADP-ribose deacetylase — protein MQAQVHNSTIELVQGDITKEEVDAVVNAANSRLAGGGGVDGAIHRAAGPSIMEETRREFPDGCPTGSAVPTSGGNLPAKYIFHAVGPVWRGGMKGEPDQLASAYRTCLQLATERNCASIAFPAISTGVYGYPMDLAAAHSLAAVRDYLLDHDGTLRVRFVLFDAGAYGAYSRVLEEMIG, from the coding sequence ATGCAGGCTCAGGTCCACAACAGCACCATCGAACTCGTACAAGGGGACATCACGAAGGAAGAAGTGGATGCCGTGGTCAACGCGGCGAACTCGCGACTGGCCGGCGGCGGAGGCGTCGACGGAGCGATTCACCGGGCAGCCGGCCCCTCCATCATGGAAGAAACGCGTCGTGAGTTCCCCGATGGCTGTCCGACCGGCAGCGCAGTTCCCACGTCGGGCGGCAATCTGCCGGCGAAGTACATCTTCCACGCCGTCGGTCCCGTCTGGCGGGGCGGCATGAAGGGGGAACCGGACCAACTGGCTTCCGCCTACCGGACCTGCCTGCAGCTCGCGACCGAACGAAACTGCGCGTCGATCGCGTTTCCGGCCATCAGCACCGGGGTGTACGGCTACCCGATGGACCTGGCCGCCGCGCACTCGCTGGCCGCGGTTCGCGACTACCTCCTCGATCACGACGGGACGCTACGGGTCCGCTTCGTGCTCTTTGACGCCGGGGCGTACGGGGCGTACTCCCGCGTCCTCGAGGAGATGATCGGCTGA
- a CDS encoding response regulator produces MRRILLVDSDLTSCNAISRTLSALGYGVDVAYDGDGARILSRQGDYAIGLIGQNLTDTDGVKLFTELRDRQARMLGVLMSKPANLYTVASAIGAGMSKVLTKPVDFNEVLPLLEGESAASAAVHSNGHGNSRPRYDEELIAELPAQAIEEEMADRDLIAVIRSVDYPFAGKDRLEYFDRDTLVRVVHLIRRWCRNRLQRVVW; encoded by the coding sequence ATGCGACGCATCCTTCTAGTCGACAGCGATCTCACCTCTTGCAATGCGATCTCGAGAACGCTGTCCGCGCTTGGTTACGGCGTGGACGTGGCCTACGACGGGGATGGAGCCCGCATTCTCTCCCGGCAGGGAGACTACGCCATCGGGTTGATCGGCCAGAATCTTACAGATACCGACGGCGTCAAGCTGTTTACTGAATTGCGCGACCGCCAGGCACGAATGCTTGGCGTACTGATGTCCAAACCAGCCAACCTGTATACGGTGGCCAGCGCGATTGGAGCGGGTATGTCGAAAGTGCTCACGAAACCTGTCGATTTCAACGAAGTCCTGCCGCTGCTCGAAGGGGAGTCCGCCGCCAGTGCCGCTGTGCACTCGAACGGTCACGGCAACAGTCGCCCCCGGTATGACGAGGAACTCATCGCGGAGCTTCCCGCGCAGGCGATCGAAGAAGAGATGGCCGACCGCGATCTGATTGCCGTCATCCGCAGTGTCGACTATCCGTTCGCCGGCAAGGATCGGCTCGAATACTTCGACCGTGACACGCTCGTGCGGGTCGTGCACCTCATCCGCCGCTGGTGCCGCAATCGCCTGCAGCGCGTCGTCTGGTGA
- a CDS encoding alpha/beta hydrolase has protein sequence MSSSDDSHRSPEYNVWTASDGYPLHYRRWRPDGPPRGYVVAVHGIQSHSGWYDFSSSRLAEAGYDVTFPDRRGSGQNGRDRGHVVHWERWLNDLSQFLGFVSFERDRTTSDAPVVLMGISWGGKLATAAAACRPDLVDALALLYPGLFAQVKPTFLQSCLLRLARKLGANRKSVPVPLDDPEMFTNETGWQQFIRDDPLALHHVTTGFLFANADVQQVAIREAPQIACPILLMLAGRDRIVDNDATQQFFDALPNPSKTRVDFPNARHTLEFEPDREDFVRRLIDWLDELEQTPRTN, from the coding sequence GTGAGCAGTTCTGACGATTCCCACCGTTCCCCGGAGTACAACGTCTGGACCGCCTCCGACGGGTACCCTCTTCACTACCGTCGCTGGCGCCCCGATGGCCCGCCGCGGGGCTACGTCGTCGCGGTCCATGGCATCCAGAGCCACTCCGGCTGGTACGACTTCTCCAGCAGCCGGCTTGCGGAAGCCGGCTACGACGTGACGTTCCCCGATCGTCGCGGGTCGGGACAGAACGGGCGCGACCGCGGCCACGTCGTTCACTGGGAACGCTGGCTCAACGATCTGTCACAATTTCTCGGATTCGTCAGTTTCGAGAGGGACAGGACAACCTCCGATGCGCCCGTCGTTCTGATGGGCATCAGCTGGGGAGGAAAACTCGCCACCGCCGCTGCAGCATGCCGGCCCGACCTGGTCGACGCCCTCGCCCTGCTCTACCCCGGCCTGTTCGCGCAGGTGAAACCGACTTTCCTTCAGTCCTGCCTGCTGCGACTGGCACGCAAGCTGGGCGCCAATCGCAAGTCGGTCCCCGTCCCCCTCGACGATCCCGAGATGTTTACCAACGAAACCGGGTGGCAGCAGTTCATCCGGGACGACCCGCTGGCACTGCACCATGTGACAACCGGATTCCTGTTCGCCAATGCCGATGTGCAGCAGGTGGCCATCCGGGAAGCTCCCCAAATCGCCTGCCCGATTCTCCTGATGCTCGCGGGCCGCGATCGGATCGTCGATAATGACGCCACGCAGCAATTCTTCGATGCGCTGCCGAATCCGTCGAAGACCCGGGTTGATTTCCCCAATGCCCGGCACACACTGGAATTCGAGCCGGATCGGGAGGATTTCGTGCGGAGGCTGATCGACTGGCTCGACGAACTCGAGCAGACGCCCCGCACGAACTGA
- a CDS encoding c-type cytochrome, which yields MDIPYFPINDFGPMMKGLVIGGVGILHVFLAQFAIGGGLLMCHLQWLGQTGRLPTARRYIDGFFQYLVLISFVLGALTGVGMWFTTIQISPRTIGVMVEEFHWLWATEYTFFFLEIAAGYCFYRYGRWLDDRSRLTLLGTYSLASWASLFWINGILSWQLTPGAFMETGRVWDGFFNPSFFPSLIFRTITCMTIAALASCLVVNFVRDFTREERTEIIHRSAWFLAPMAVMPLLGIWYFLSIPADSRSWVLGGSVAMTLFFSLGAACSMLIGAYALFGLLRKRLYINGATALLLLSLAFLATAGGEFVREGSRKPYTIREYLYSNSFTEDEVAWLREHGSVTYDPFPLQNETELVNDQLRLGAKVFRNQCSICHTVAGANGLSHLTTTWTPTQLRMNIAQLQRTKPFMPPFAGTPTELEALVQWIRWSNESRPAEWPVTDDPEVLLRIREWMDEVGTTPGIYLVHGSEASPQ from the coding sequence ATGGACATCCCTTACTTTCCGATCAACGACTTCGGCCCCATGATGAAGGGGCTGGTGATCGGAGGCGTGGGTATCCTCCATGTCTTTCTGGCCCAGTTCGCCATCGGCGGCGGCCTGCTGATGTGTCACCTGCAGTGGCTCGGACAGACCGGCCGGCTTCCGACCGCCCGCAGATACATCGATGGATTCTTCCAGTACCTGGTGCTGATCAGTTTCGTCCTGGGCGCGCTGACCGGCGTCGGCATGTGGTTCACCACGATCCAGATCAGCCCGCGAACCATCGGCGTCATGGTGGAAGAGTTCCACTGGCTGTGGGCCACCGAGTACACATTCTTCTTCCTCGAGATCGCCGCCGGCTACTGCTTCTACCGCTACGGCCGCTGGCTCGATGACCGCTCCCGCCTGACGCTGCTGGGAACATACAGCCTTGCCTCCTGGGCCAGCCTGTTCTGGATCAACGGTATTCTGTCGTGGCAACTGACGCCGGGCGCCTTCATGGAGACGGGCCGGGTGTGGGACGGATTCTTCAATCCCAGCTTCTTCCCGTCGCTGATCTTCCGCACGATCACCTGCATGACGATCGCCGCCCTGGCCTCCTGTCTGGTGGTGAACTTCGTGCGTGACTTCACCCGCGAAGAGCGGACCGAGATCATTCACAGAAGCGCGTGGTTTCTGGCTCCGATGGCCGTCATGCCACTGCTGGGCATCTGGTACTTCCTCTCGATCCCGGCCGACAGTCGCTCGTGGGTCCTTGGGGGCAGCGTCGCCATGACGCTCTTCTTCTCGCTTGGTGCCGCCTGCTCGATGCTGATCGGCGCCTATGCTCTGTTCGGTCTGTTGCGCAAGCGGCTGTACATCAACGGCGCGACCGCGCTGCTTCTGCTCTCGCTCGCGTTCCTCGCGACGGCCGGGGGCGAGTTCGTCCGCGAAGGTTCCCGCAAGCCGTACACGATCCGCGAATACCTGTACTCGAACTCCTTCACGGAAGATGAGGTTGCCTGGCTGCGGGAACACGGTTCGGTCACATACGATCCGTTTCCGCTGCAGAACGAGACCGAGCTCGTCAACGACCAGCTGCGACTCGGGGCCAAGGTGTTCCGCAACCAGTGCAGCATCTGCCACACTGTTGCCGGGGCCAATGGGCTGAGCCATCTGACGACAACCTGGACCCCGACGCAGCTGCGCATGAACATCGCACAGCTTCAGCGCACCAAGCCGTTCATGCCTCCCTTCGCCGGCACGCCCACAGAACTCGAAGCTCTGGTCCAGTGGATCCGATGGAGCAACGAATCCCGCCCTGCCGAGTGGCCCGTCACCGACGACCCCGAGGTCCTGCTCCGCATCCGTGAATGGATGGATGAAGTGGGAACCACCCCCGGCATCTACCTTGTCCACGGCAGCGAAGCCAGCCCCCAATGA
- a CDS encoding DNA-binding protein encodes MAISVTLSDEQSRRLEEMARRLNVTPQRLATAAIREFLSRPSNDFDRAMQYVLQKNRELYRRLT; translated from the coding sequence ATGGCGATCTCAGTGACTCTCAGCGACGAACAGTCGCGTCGCCTTGAAGAAATGGCTCGCCGCCTGAACGTCACGCCACAGCGTCTCGCGACCGCGGCCATCCGCGAGTTTCTCTCACGCCCCTCAAATGATTTCGACCGCGCAATGCAGTACGTCCTGCAGAAGAACCGCGAGCTGTACCGGCGGCTCACCTGA
- a CDS encoding glycosyltransferase: MTTAARRLPPCTLIFEPVIRLLLLIPTLDRSGAEKQLMLLARGLPTDEFSVHVVALTRGGPYADVLRQAGIDVTVLGKRMKFDPRTLRDLRRLVREERPDVIHSWLFAANAYARFVAGGANGPPVVVSERCVDSWKSGWQLWLDRRLVSRTRMLLANSESVAEFYRGVGHPAERVMVIPNGIEEPPSPSCSREELLRELSLPDDARLVAYVGRLAPQKRLDTLLWAAQLLRQANERSYLLIAGDGPQAAWAKELSRKLECDRHVRFLGHRDDAASLLPLVDAFWLASDFEGMSNSLMEAMACGRPVVVSNIPPNRELVDHGVEGYLVDVGDGVGLAQYTARLLDDPDLAAKMGEAGRRRMQEHHSVAQMVSRHAELYHRLLAPAAEGQSGTEDAAVGTSQK; the protein is encoded by the coding sequence GTGACAACTGCCGCCAGACGGCTTCCTCCCTGTACGCTCATTTTCGAGCCTGTGATCCGACTGCTGCTCCTCATTCCGACTCTGGACCGCTCCGGTGCCGAGAAGCAACTGATGCTGCTCGCACGCGGGCTGCCGACCGACGAGTTTTCCGTGCATGTGGTCGCCCTCACGCGTGGCGGTCCGTACGCGGATGTGCTCCGTCAGGCCGGAATCGATGTGACGGTGCTTGGCAAGCGGATGAAGTTCGATCCGCGCACTTTGCGGGATCTGCGGCGACTGGTCCGCGAGGAACGGCCGGACGTCATCCACTCCTGGCTGTTCGCCGCCAACGCCTATGCCCGGTTCGTGGCCGGCGGAGCCAACGGTCCACCGGTGGTTGTCTCCGAGCGGTGTGTCGATTCCTGGAAAAGCGGCTGGCAGCTCTGGCTGGATCGTCGACTCGTGTCCCGGACCCGGATGCTGCTGGCCAACTCGGAAAGCGTGGCAGAGTTCTATCGCGGGGTCGGGCATCCAGCCGAGCGCGTGATGGTGATCCCGAACGGTATCGAGGAACCACCGTCCCCCTCCTGCAGCCGGGAAGAGCTGCTGCGGGAACTGAGCCTGCCGGACGATGCCCGACTGGTCGCCTACGTTGGCCGGCTTGCTCCGCAGAAGCGGCTCGACACGCTCCTCTGGGCCGCGCAGTTGCTTCGGCAGGCGAACGAGCGCAGCTACCTGCTGATCGCCGGTGACGGTCCCCAGGCTGCCTGGGCGAAGGAGCTGTCCCGCAAACTCGAATGTGACCGGCACGTCCGGTTTCTTGGCCATCGGGATGATGCGGCTTCGCTGCTGCCGCTGGTGGACGCGTTCTGGCTGGCCAGCGACTTTGAGGGGATGTCCAACAGCCTCATGGAGGCGATGGCCTGCGGGCGTCCGGTCGTGGTCAGCAATATTCCCCCCAACCGCGAACTTGTCGATCACGGTGTCGAAGGATACCTGGTCGACGTCGGGGATGGGGTCGGCCTGGCGCAGTACACCGCGCGGCTGCTGGACGATCCCGATCTGGCGGCGAAAATGGGTGAGGCGGGCCGACGGCGGATGCAGGAGCATCACAGTGTCGCGCAGATGGTTTCCCGGCACGCGGAGCTGTATCACCGCCTGCTGGCACCAGCGGCTGAGGGGCAGTCGGGGACCGAGGATGCAGCGGTCGGGACCAGTCAGAAGTAA
- the asnB gene encoding asparagine synthase (glutamine-hydrolyzing), producing the protein MCGIAGAAWTSDGEPLAEESLRQMTGTLSHRGPDDEGVYLDTTSAGGVALGHRRLSIIDLAGGHQPLSNEDGTVWIVFNGEIYNYRELRPELEAQGHRFQTSTDTETIIHLYEQYGPRCVERLRGMFAFAIWDAGRQRLFMARDRIGQKPLFYRAEHGRITFGSELKSLLQIPGAPRELDPQAVDLFLTYQYVPHPWCILKGYSKLSPGHYAIWQNGSLHTERYWSPPYDDDSDPESLANPQLAESGSWTETQWRERLRETLTEAVRLRMRSDVPIGAFLSGGIDSTITAGLMQSLADSPIHTFSIGFPIAAFDERSYARQAAEHLKTNHHEYVVEPSALETLPRLIWHYDEPFGDSSAIPTMYLSEVTRREVTVALSGDGGDELFAGYPRYQAVRAAGILDRLPGFVRSAFGWNGWQQFPEGAGHKSTTRRFKRFMLAMSRPPEVRYLRWVGMFNTPEMRRQLYSPEYREQVGDFDSAEFLLNAYAHCRGRDFVTRTTCVDMLSYLPCDIMTKVDIASMAFGLEARSPFLDHHVAELAARMPLSLKMSGTRSKKVLTDTFSDLIPGSIQNRSKMGFGVPIDHWFRNELKDLLHDTLLGETARARGFFNEEFVRGMVESHISGRVNECYRLWNLLIFEQWCQAFLDRTPAACHAEV; encoded by the coding sequence ATGTGCGGAATTGCCGGGGCGGCATGGACCAGCGACGGAGAACCTCTCGCCGAAGAGTCCCTCCGGCAGATGACCGGCACGCTGTCGCACCGCGGTCCGGACGATGAGGGCGTCTATCTGGACACGACCTCTGCCGGCGGCGTCGCGCTGGGACATCGGCGGCTGTCGATCATCGACCTGGCCGGCGGACACCAGCCGCTCTCGAACGAAGACGGCACGGTCTGGATCGTCTTCAACGGCGAGATCTACAACTACCGCGAACTGCGCCCCGAACTCGAAGCACAGGGGCATCGCTTCCAGACCTCGACCGATACCGAGACGATCATTCACCTGTACGAGCAGTACGGGCCCCGATGTGTCGAACGACTGCGGGGAATGTTCGCGTTTGCCATCTGGGATGCCGGCCGGCAGCGCCTGTTCATGGCCCGGGACCGGATCGGCCAGAAGCCGCTGTTCTACCGCGCCGAGCATGGGCGCATCACATTCGGCAGCGAGCTGAAATCTTTGCTGCAGATTCCCGGAGCGCCCCGCGAGCTGGATCCCCAGGCGGTCGACCTGTTCCTCACGTACCAGTACGTGCCGCATCCCTGGTGCATCCTCAAGGGGTATTCCAAGCTTTCGCCCGGGCATTATGCGATCTGGCAGAACGGCTCACTGCACACCGAGCGATACTGGTCTCCTCCATACGATGACGACTCCGATCCCGAGTCGCTGGCGAATCCGCAACTGGCCGAGTCGGGATCGTGGACGGAGACGCAGTGGCGGGAACGGCTGCGGGAGACGCTGACAGAAGCGGTCCGGCTGCGGATGCGTTCCGACGTGCCGATCGGGGCGTTTCTTTCTGGCGGGATCGATTCGACCATCACGGCCGGTCTGATGCAGTCGCTGGCCGATTCGCCGATCCACACGTTCTCGATCGGTTTCCCGATCGCTGCGTTCGACGAGCGCAGCTATGCCCGTCAGGCGGCCGAGCATCTGAAGACGAATCACCATGAGTACGTCGTCGAGCCGTCGGCCCTCGAGACGCTGCCGCGCCTGATCTGGCACTACGACGAACCGTTCGGCGACAGCTCCGCGATTCCCACCATGTACCTTTCGGAGGTGACCCGGCGGGAAGTGACGGTGGCGCTCTCCGGAGACGGTGGCGACGAACTGTTCGCCGGCTATCCCAGGTATCAGGCGGTGCGTGCGGCGGGGATCCTGGACCGGCTGCCCGGTTTCGTGCGGAGCGCCTTCGGTTGGAACGGCTGGCAGCAGTTTCCGGAAGGGGCAGGGCACAAGTCGACGACGCGACGGTTCAAGCGGTTCATGCTGGCGATGAGCCGACCTCCCGAGGTCCGGTACCTTCGCTGGGTCGGCATGTTCAATACGCCAGAGATGCGGAGGCAGCTTTATTCACCCGAGTATCGCGAGCAGGTGGGAGACTTCGACTCGGCCGAGTTTCTGCTGAATGCCTATGCTCACTGCCGGGGGCGTGATTTCGTCACCCGGACCACCTGCGTCGACATGCTCAGCTACCTGCCGTGCGACATCATGACCAAAGTCGACATCGCCTCGATGGCGTTCGGCCTGGAAGCGCGTAGTCCCTTCCTCGATCATCACGTGGCCGAACTGGCCGCCCGGATGCCGCTCTCGCTGAAGATGAGCGGCACCCGCAGCAAGAAGGTTCTGACCGATACGTTCAGCGATTTGATTCCGGGGTCGATCCAGAACCGGAGCAAGATGGGCTTCGGCGTTCCGATCGACCACTGGTTCCGCAACGAACTGAAAGATCTGCTTCACGATACGCTGCTGGGAGAGACGGCCCGGGCCCGCGGGTTCTTCAACGAAGAATTCGTCCGGGGCATGGTCGAAAGCCATATCAGCGGCCGCGTCAACGAATGCTACCGGCTGTGGAATCTGCTCATCTTCGAGCAGTGGTGCCAGGCGTTTCTGGATCGCACTCCTGCGGCCTGTCACGCCGAAGTCTGA